The genomic segment CCGGTGGGATCAGTTTATTGCCATATTGATGTCTCAATTCTCTTGTAGGCAAAGTCTGAGAGATATTCAATCCAATTTGGAGTGCCAACAGGAAAAACTAAGTCATCTCGGAGCAAAGTCTATTCCCCGAAGCACGCTGGCACGAATCAATGAGCAGCAGCCTGCTGCCTTGTATCAACAGCTATTTTACAAGTTGCTTAAATACTATGAACACTCAAAAGTCGCTCATAAATTTCGCTTTAAGAATCCCTTGTATTCCTTGGATGCCAGTCATATTGACCTGTCGCTTTCCTTATGTGAATGGGCCAAAGTTCACGACTCAAAAGCCAGCATGAAACTCAGTATAGGATTGAATCACAGCAATGATATTCCTGAGTTTGTTGCAGTTGAAAATGGCAAAGAAAATGACATGGTACAAGGCCGCAAATTCCAGTTTCCTGCTGGCAGCATTGTAGTTTTTGATAAAGGCTATGTCGATTACCAATGGTATGCAAATCTGACTGCTCAAAACATTGGATTTGTCACACGTTTTAGGCCTAAATCTGTGTATCAGGTGATCCAGCAACATCCAGTGCTTGAATCCAAAGGTATTCTAAAAGATGAAACCATTCAGCTGAATAGCGCACATGCCCTAAAAAGAAAAGCCCCAGTGTTAAGAAGAATTGAATATAGAGATCAGCAAAGTGGCAAGCACTTTAGCTTTCTCAGCAATAACTTTCATTTAGCCGCCTCCACCATTGCGGCGATTTATAAAGATCGTTGGAAAGTTGAGCTGTTCTTTAAGGCGATTAAGCAGAATCTCAAATTAAAAGCGTTTCTAGGCCGCAGTAGGAACGCAATTCAGACACAAATCTGGAGTGCGATGATCGCCTATTTATTGGTGAGTTTCGCTCAACATTTAGGAAAAACAGGTTGGACAGTTCAACGTTTACTCAGAATAATTCAAGTGAATTTGTTTGAAAGAAGAACTTTAAAAGCTTTATTTTCACCCGATAAAATACCCATAAAACAAGAGGAAGCTCATTTGAGCTTCCTCTTGTGAAAAATTGTGGGACAGCAATGGTGCTGTGGCACCCTTTTTTAATAATAAGACTTTAACCATTAAAACGCATTGATAGGTCAATGGCTTTGACATCTTTGGTCAGTACACCCATCGAAATATAGTCTACGCCTGTACTCGCCACTTCACGTAAGTTATCAATGGTGATATTGCCTGAAGCTTCCAGTTTACAGCGACCAGCCACATGTTTAACGGCATCAATCATTTGCTGCTGACTGAAATTATCCAGCATCACGATATCAGCCTCGGCTTCTAGGGCCTGATTCAGTTCATCCCAGGTTTCAACTTCCACTTCAACTGGTTTACCCGGTGCAATCTGGTGGGCCATGGCAATCGCCTGGCGAATGCCGCCGGCTGCCATAATATGATTTTCTTTAATCAAAAAGGCATCGAATAGGCCCAGACGGTGATTCTGACCACCACCGACAGCAACAGCATATTTTTGGGCAATACGTAAGCCTGGCAGCGTTTTACGGGTATCTAAGAGCTTGGTATGCAGACCGTCCAACTCTTTGACATAGGTTGCTGTTTTGGTCGCAACTGCAGACAGCGTCTGTACAAAGTTCAGGGCAGGGCGTTCTACAGTCAGTAGGCTACGT from the Acinetobacter sp. YWS30-1 genome contains:
- a CDS encoding IS4-like element ISAbe18 family transposase: MSHQNTVFHELIKPVVRQDFEQLAKVHHVGQKFRAASRWDQFIAILMSQFSCRQSLRDIQSNLECQQEKLSHLGAKSIPRSTLARINEQQPAALYQQLFYKLLKYYEHSKVAHKFRFKNPLYSLDASHIDLSLSLCEWAKVHDSKASMKLSIGLNHSNDIPEFVAVENGKENDMVQGRKFQFPAGSIVVFDKGYVDYQWYANLTAQNIGFVTRFRPKSVYQVIQQHPVLESKGILKDETIQLNSAHALKRKAPVLRRIEYRDQQSGKHFSFLSNNFHLAASTIAAIYKDRWKVELFFKAIKQNLKLKAFLGRSRNAIQTQIWSAMIAYLLVSFAQHLGKTGWTVQRLLRIIQVNLFERRTLKALFSPDKIPIKQEEAHLSFLL
- the nadC gene encoding carboxylating nicotinate-nucleotide diphosphorylase, whose translation is MSISQALLEQSIQINIQQALSEDIGDGDITALLTPEDEQATATIISREAMVLAGQPWVNALIQAYDPSVEVIWLKNDGDHVAANEAFLKLAGSARSLLTVERPALNFVQTLSAVATKTATYVKELDGLHTKLLDTRKTLPGLRIAQKYAVAVGGGQNHRLGLFDAFLIKENHIMAAGGIRQAIAMAHQIAPGKPVEVEVETWDELNQALEAEADIVMLDNFSQQQMIDAVKHVAGRCKLEASGNITIDNLREVASTGVDYISMGVLTKDVKAIDLSMRFNG